Proteins co-encoded in one Sulfurimonas sp. HSL1-2 genomic window:
- a CDS encoding RluA family pseudouridine synthase, which translates to MPFVLKDFVAPKRMKAFLFLIRELGFTQRDAQRYIAKGRIFIDGELMRDPAGDIEGLFQCVMFEPVSRGLDPVFQTQSFALFDKPSGVLVHPQNRHTPYSMVDEIRHRYGPHANITHRIDQETSGLLLAAKDKESERTLKLMFENREMDKRYLALVHGRMEEDVVIDAPLIRQPDDSALVRMIVKVHVEGKPSRTDIKVLRYFPEQDMTLVEAKPLTGRQHQIRVHLFHVKHPIVGDPIYGQNEEDVVRFLDKGISDEERIGKSGAKRLLLHANRLAFTFEGVRYDLMSKTDFISEAFEAMQ; encoded by the coding sequence TTGCCATTCGTTCTCAAAGATTTCGTTGCCCCAAAACGCATGAAGGCTTTCCTCTTTTTGATTCGTGAACTCGGTTTTACACAGCGGGATGCACAGCGTTATATTGCGAAGGGACGCATCTTTATCGACGGCGAGCTGATGCGGGATCCCGCCGGCGATATCGAGGGTTTGTTTCAGTGTGTTATGTTTGAACCGGTCTCCCGTGGACTCGACCCCGTTTTTCAAACGCAATCGTTTGCGCTGTTTGACAAACCGAGCGGTGTGCTTGTCCATCCGCAGAACCGCCATACCCCCTACAGTATGGTGGATGAAATACGCCACCGCTACGGTCCGCACGCTAACATCACGCACCGTATCGACCAGGAGACAAGCGGCCTGTTATTGGCCGCGAAGGACAAAGAGAGCGAGCGGACCCTAAAACTGATGTTTGAAAACCGTGAGATGGACAAACGCTATCTGGCCCTGGTGCACGGCCGGATGGAGGAAGATGTCGTCATCGACGCCCCCCTGATCCGCCAGCCGGACGACTCTGCCCTGGTGCGGATGATCGTCAAAGTGCATGTGGAGGGCAAGCCTTCACGTACGGATATCAAGGTCCTGCGCTATTTTCCCGAACAGGATATGACCCTCGTCGAGGCGAAACCGCTGACGGGTCGCCAGCACCAGATCCGCGTCCATTTGTTTCACGTGAAACATCCAATCGTCGGTGATCCTATCTACGGACAGAATGAAGAGGACGTCGTCCGTTTCCTGGACAAGGGGATCAGCGACGAAGAGCGGATAGGGAAGAGCGGGGCAAAACGTCTTTTGCTTCATGCAAACCGTCTGGCATTTACCTTTGAAGGTGTGCGCTACGATCTTATGTCGAAGACGGATTTTATTTCTGAGGCGTTTGAAGCGATGCAGTGA